The DNA region GCGAACAGTCAGGGGGAGGTGGACCTGCACGCGGGTGCCGGAGCTTGCGCTGTACACTGCGAACGCTCCACCCAGGCTCTCCACCCGCTCCCGCATGCCCATGAAGCCCAGGCGGCTGCCCTCCAGGTCGATCACCGAGGGATCAAACCCCGCGCCGCCGTCAGACACCTCCAGGAGCAGGGCGTTTTCCAGCGCCCTTGCTCTCACCCACTGCGCCTGTCCACCTGCATGCTTGTAGGCATTGCTCAAGGCCTCACGCACCACCCGGAAAGCGGTGATCTTGACGGGCAGTGGCGCTTGTTGGGGGAGACCGGCCCAGTGTGTGCCGACCTCGCTGCCCGTACGGTTGTGGTGGTCACGTACGGCGCGTTCCAGCGTTTCCTCCAGCGTCAGGGCGTGGAGGGCGGGCAGCCGAACCTCGGTCGCCAGGTCCCGCATGGCCCGCATGGCGCCAGTGAGGGAGCGTTCCAGCGCGGCCAGGTCCTGCTCGGCCTGTTCCCGGTAGGGGCTCTCCAGGCGCTCAGTGCGGGCTGAAAGGCTATCGAGCCGCAACAAGGCATAACTCACATCCTGTGCTGGGCCGTCGTGCAGTCCGCTGGATACCCGTTCCATCACCCGCTCGTGCAACTCCGCAATGCGGGTGGCGGCGCGCTGCACCCGGTCGTGCAACTCCGCGTTCTGGATCATCAGGGCGCGTTGCTCGGCAAGTTGAGCGCCCAAGGCTGCCTGCTGGTGGGCGATGGTGTCGCTGCCCCGGCGGACCAGACCCAAAAGCAGCAGGTAGGCGAGCAGCAGCACCGCCCCCACCAACAGCCAGCTCTCGATCTGGGCCTGACGAATGGCGCGCTCCAGGGGAACAACGCTCTGGTAGAACTCAGCCACCGCAATCACGCGGTCAGACCCTTCCAGGCGCATGGGGGCATAGATTTCTAACAAGCGGTGGTGCTTGGCTTTCAGGTTGACGTTCTCCGCGTCGGTGAGGTCGGAGATGTCGGAAGACACCTCGCCCTTCCAGGCACGCGCCTGATCTTCTCCCACGGAAAAGGTGCGGCCCGCCTCGTCGCCGTATACGACGCGGCCTCCCGGGCCCCAGACTTTGATGCTTACAATTTCGTGGCCGAGCGGCGTGGTGGTAAAGAGCCGCTCCAGTTCAGCCTTTTCCCGCGCGCTCAACCAACGCTGCCGCTTCAGACCTTGAAGATGCGTGACGATGAAATTCTCGACGTAGAGCGCGGCGGCCGCGGCCGCCCGGTGGGTAACGCCGACCTCAATCTGTCGTCCCACCCACCAGCCGATCAGGAGCAGGCTCAGGAGCAGCACCAGCAGGCTCGCCAGGCTGTACTGCCGCGCCAGATTCCACGGCCTCGTGATCAGCGAAGGGCCACGCCGGGGAAACAGGGAAGCCCCGGGGAGCAGTCTGAGCGCCATGCCCCATTATCCTCTGCCGCCGCCCTTGGGGATCAGACCAAAGTCGGGTGGGGTCTGGGGCGATGGTCCGGGGACCTGCCCCCGTCTGCGGTCCATGTCGGCGGAAAGGAGCGGTGCCTACAGTGAAGGCACCCAAGGAGGTCCCTATGAAGCGCAACACCATTTCTTCCATCATCGCCTTGTCCAGCCTGCTCATCCTGACACCCGCCCTTGCCCGCGAAACCGAGTCCGGGCGTCACGGTCGCCATACCAATCAGACCACTGTGCAGAAGGTGGTCCGCAACGCCTCTGTCTCTGCCTCGCGTGAAGCCGAACCCCGCGATGACCGGGGGAACCATAAGGAAGTGGGGGATGACCGTGGTCGGGGTGGACATCAGGAGCTCGGCGACGACCACGGCAACCATGGCGGCGGGCACCGCTAAGCAGCAACCATTCGCGAGATTCCGGGCCGTCCTCTGGGCGGCCCAGAACAGTGACTGAAACGTCCAGAAGGCGCGCCCGAGGCAGGAATGCTGGGCTTCACCTTCCTGGCAGGGATCTGCACCGTCACGCACGTGCCCGCGCACAGTCCATGTCGACGCCCCGAGATCCCCAGCAGCGCCGGTCCTCTTCCCGCTTCACATCCTCACGACGGCGAAGCCATCAGGTCAGGCCGCAGCGCCTGCGCGCCGTCCAATCATCACCTCCTCGTGGAGGGTTGTCACCTCACCGGCAAGCAGGGCCCCAAGGAAAACCGCGTTCGGCCAACCAGCAACATCCTCTTCCGTTCCACTGGGTACAATGCAGGCCCCAGGCCATCGGTGTCGTGCTGTCCAGCGTGGTCGACGACGGCACCTCGGCCCTGCGGACCATCAAGCACTTCGGCGGTACCACCGCCGTGCAAGACGCTGAATACAGTTCCATACCGCTCAGCGCACTGAACCAGATGGACGTGGAACATACCGTTCGCGCCCGCGACCTCGGTGCGCTCCTCGTCCGCCTCCTGGGTGAACCCGTTTGAAATGGGCAGGGGTAACGGTCAGCGAGGACGAGCGGCGGCGCGTCGAGATAAAGGTCAGTATTGGGGGGCAGCGACGCTTTTCGCAAGGGCGTGATGGCGCTCGGGCAGCTCACGCCCCAAACCTGCCTGGTCTGCGGCGGCGTGCTGGCGGAGCTCAAGGAGAGGGGGCCCGGTACCATTGCCACACCGGGCACGCCTACACCCCGGATGCCCTGCTCGTTAGCGTGACCGAGCACGTTGAGGAGACCTTATGGCGGACCATGCGGACGCTGGAGGAAGCGACCACACTGCTGAAAAACACTGGTGCGGCATTGCGGAACAACGGTGAGGTTCACCCCGCACAGTCCTACTGGTGCAGGGCCCACGGGCTGAAGCTCCGGGGCCGCACCATTTTTGAGCACGTGGTCAGGACCGGAGGCCCGGATTCAGGAGCAGCTCAAGCGGGACGCCCGATTGGACAAATGAGGCCGCGCTGGGTCTTCCCGACACCAAGTCTCCCGTCACTGGCCCTGCTCCCTGGCGTCCCCCCTAAAGCTTTCTCCCTCCTGCGCCACCTTGGAAAAGACCGACGTCAGGTCCTCCAGGGTCATCAGGTGTAGGGCCTGCACGCCGCCTGAGTCCAGCACGGGCCACGCCTCCACCTTCGTCTTCCGTATGCCGACCCCAGGCATGTCCAGGTCGATGATGTACTGAGAAAGCGGCATATCCACCGCGACCATGTCGCGGAGCTTCTCGCGCAATTCCCACTGGTTGAGCTGCTGGCTGCCGATGTCATACAGCCGCTGCCCGCGGGCCTGCTCGGGGGAGACGCGCAGCAGGCTGTACAGGGCGCGGTTGGCGGTGACCACCCGCAGTTCGTCGTCGAAGACCACCATCGGCGTGAGGATGGTGTTGAGCAGCGCCTCCGAGTACTGCGCGGAGTGGTTGAGCTTCGCTTCCAGCGATTTGACCGCGTCGATGTTCGTGAAGGCAATGACGACGCCATCGATGAAGTTGTCGGAGGTGCGGTACGGGCTGATGCGCATCAGGTACCAGCGGTCGTCCGTTGCGCGGACCTGCATTTCGAGCGGCGTGAGGGTACTCAGCACCTGCCGAACGTGGTGTCCGAAGTCTGTGCCGTTGAGCTTCACGCTGATGTCGCTGAACTGCCGCCCAATGTCGGTCGGGATCAGGTTCATGACCTGGGTGATCTGAGACGTGAAGCGCTTGATGCGCAGGTCGTTGCCCAGGTACAGGGTGGCGATTCCGGCGCTTTCCAGCAAGTTCTTCATGTCGTCATTCGCCTGCGCGAGGTCGTGAATGATGCCCTGGTGCTCGGCGCTCGTGGTGATCAGTTCCTCGTTCACGGACTGCAGCTCTTCTTTGGAGGTCAGCAGTTCCTCGTTGGTGCTCTTGAGCTCCTCGATGGTCGTCTGGTACTCCTCGTTGGTGCTGCGCAGTTCCTCTGTGGAGGTGATGTTCTCTTCCAGCGTCGTCTGCAGCGTCTCGCGCAGGTGGTGCAGTTCCCGCACGAGGGCTTGGACCTGATCCACCTGCTCGGGCGCGGCC from Deinococcus hopiensis KR-140 includes:
- a CDS encoding sensor histidine kinase, whose translation is MALRLLPGASLFPRRGPSLITRPWNLARQYSLASLLVLLLSLLLIGWWVGRQIEVGVTHRAAAAAALYVENFIVTHLQGLKRQRWLSAREKAELERLFTTTPLGHEIVSIKVWGPGGRVVYGDEAGRTFSVGEDQARAWKGEVSSDISDLTDAENVNLKAKHHRLLEIYAPMRLEGSDRVIAVAEFYQSVVPLERAIRQAQIESWLLVGAVLLLAYLLLLGLVRRGSDTIAHQQAALGAQLAEQRALMIQNAELHDRVQRAATRIAELHERVMERVSSGLHDGPAQDVSYALLRLDSLSARTERLESPYREQAEQDLAALERSLTGAMRAMRDLATEVRLPALHALTLEETLERAVRDHHNRTGSEVGTHWAGLPQQAPLPVKITAFRVVREALSNAYKHAGGQAQWVRARALENALLLEVSDGGAGFDPSVIDLEGSRLGFMGMRERVESLGGAFAVYSASSGTRVQVHLPLTVRSTLEETP
- a CDS encoding chemotaxis protein CheB, with the translated sequence MLSSVVDDGTSALRTIKHFGGTTAVQDAEYSSIPLSALNQMDVEHTVRARDLGALLVRLLGEPV